From uncultured Roseateles sp., the proteins below share one genomic window:
- a CDS encoding PLP-dependent aminotransferase family protein, which produces MSTVWKQARRAARMNPSIIREILKVTEKPGILSMAGGLPSADTFPVEALKAACDKVLSENAREALQYAASEGFGPLREWVAKRVSSLGINADPDQVLITSGSQQGLDLVGKILCDAGAPVAVETPTYLGALQAFTPYEPIFTSLASDEQGPLPEAFAKLPHDAPGTRFAYLLPNYQNPTGRVMGLERRQAVMAAAKAAGVPIVEDNPYGDLWFDEPPLPSLTSMWPEGAIYLGSFSKVLTPGFRLGYIIAPKELYPKLLQAKQAADLHTPGFNQRVVYEVIKNGFLDEHVPKIRARYKANRDAMAEGLKKHLPPGCEWQSPKGGMFFWIRLPEGMDAMALLPQAVEANIAFVPGAAFYAHAPDPRTLRLSFVTLTPELIGEGVAILGRVLHEALALADEPTP; this is translated from the coding sequence ATGAGCACCGTCTGGAAACAAGCCCGCCGCGCCGCGCGCATGAACCCGTCCATCATCCGCGAGATCCTCAAGGTCACCGAGAAGCCGGGCATTCTGTCCATGGCCGGTGGCCTGCCCTCGGCCGACACCTTTCCGGTCGAGGCGCTGAAAGCGGCCTGCGACAAGGTCTTGAGCGAGAACGCCAGGGAAGCGCTGCAATACGCCGCCAGCGAGGGCTTCGGCCCGCTGCGCGAATGGGTGGCCAAGCGGGTGTCCAGCCTGGGCATCAACGCCGACCCGGACCAGGTGCTGATCACCAGCGGTTCGCAGCAGGGCCTGGATCTGGTCGGCAAGATACTCTGCGACGCCGGTGCACCGGTGGCCGTGGAAACGCCCACCTATCTGGGCGCGCTGCAGGCCTTCACGCCTTACGAGCCCATCTTCACCAGCCTGGCCAGCGACGAGCAGGGCCCCTTGCCCGAGGCCTTTGCCAAGCTGCCGCATGACGCGCCGGGCACCCGCTTCGCCTATCTGCTGCCCAACTACCAGAATCCCACCGGCCGGGTGATGGGCCTGGAGCGCCGTCAGGCGGTGATGGCCGCGGCCAAGGCGGCCGGCGTGCCCATCGTCGAAGACAACCCCTATGGCGACCTCTGGTTCGACGAGCCGCCGCTGCCCTCGCTGACGTCGATGTGGCCCGAAGGGGCTATCTACCTGGGTTCCTTCTCCAAGGTGCTGACGCCAGGCTTCCGCCTGGGCTACATCATTGCCCCGAAGGAGCTGTACCCCAAGCTGCTGCAGGCCAAGCAGGCGGCCGATCTGCACACGCCCGGCTTCAACCAGCGCGTGGTCTACGAGGTCATCAAGAACGGCTTCCTGGACGAGCATGTGCCCAAGATCCGCGCCCGCTACAAGGCCAATCGCGATGCGATGGCCGAGGGCCTGAAGAAGCATCTGCCCCCGGGCTGCGAGTGGCAAAGCCCCAAGGGCGGCATGTTCTTCTGGATACGCCTGCCCGAAGGCATGGATGCGATGGCCCTGCTGCCCCAGGCCGTGGAGGCCAATATCGCCTTTGTGCCCGGCGCGGCCTTCTATGCCCACGCACCCGACCCGCGCACCCTGCGCCTGTCCTTCGTGACCCTGACGCCGGAACTGATCGGCGAGGGCGTGGCCATTCTCGGCCGCGTGCTGCACGAGGCGCTGGCATTGGCGGACGAACCGACGCCATGA
- a CDS encoding PhzF family phenazine biosynthesis protein, whose translation MQVDVFTDRPLLGNPLAVVIDSEGLSDEQMAAFARWTNLSETTFLLPPTDPAADYRVRIFTPGGELPFAGHPTLGTAHCWLAQGGQPRQPEVIVQQCGVGLVRVKRDGTRLAFAAPPLRRGGPVAPELHAQVLRTLRLPAEEVLDVVWVDNGPHWIAARLKSAEAVLALRPDYAAMGQLELGAIGPYPAGAPQQFEVRAFVPELGVAEDPVCGSLNAGMALWMMEMGHAGASYVVSQGQVLGRDGRIHVRREGADTWVGGDVVPLISGAVTL comes from the coding sequence ATGCAGGTCGATGTCTTCACCGACAGACCGTTGCTGGGCAATCCGCTGGCGGTGGTGATCGACAGCGAGGGCTTGAGCGACGAGCAGATGGCAGCGTTCGCCCGTTGGACGAATCTGTCCGAGACGACCTTTCTGCTGCCGCCCACCGACCCGGCGGCCGACTACCGGGTGCGTATCTTCACCCCGGGTGGTGAGCTGCCGTTCGCCGGCCATCCGACCCTGGGGACGGCACATTGCTGGCTGGCCCAGGGCGGCCAGCCCCGGCAGCCGGAGGTGATCGTCCAGCAATGCGGCGTCGGCCTGGTGCGCGTCAAGCGCGACGGCACGCGATTGGCATTTGCCGCGCCGCCCTTGCGCCGTGGCGGCCCGGTGGCCCCCGAGCTCCATGCCCAGGTGCTGCGCACCTTGCGCCTGCCGGCCGAGGAGGTGCTGGACGTGGTCTGGGTGGACAACGGCCCGCACTGGATCGCCGCCCGCCTGAAGAGTGCCGAGGCGGTGCTGGCGCTGCGACCCGACTATGCGGCGATGGGTCAGTTGGAGCTGGGCGCCATCGGCCCTTATCCCGCAGGCGCCCCGCAGCAGTTCGAAGTGCGCGCCTTCGTGCCGGAGTTGGGCGTGGCCGAAGACCCGGTCTGCGGCAGCCTCAACGCCGGCATGGCGCTGTGGATGATGGAGATGGGCCATGCGGGCGCGAGCTATGTGGTCAGCCAGGGCCAGGTGCTGGGCCGTGACGGCCGCATCCATGTGCGGCGCGAGGGTGCCGACACCTGGGTGGGTGGCGACGTGGTGCCGCTGATCTCGGGGGCGGTGACGCTGTGA
- a CDS encoding VOC family protein, which translates to MSQAAELDHLVIGARTLDEGVAWCEATLGLTPGPGGKHGLMSTHNRLLSIATPEFPRAYLEIIAIDPQAPDPGRARWFDLDEGRVQQQLSQGPQLLHWVLRVRDIKTAHAQWRALGLDAGEMLQASRLTPHGELRWQIAVRADGRRLLQGALPLLIEWGEVHPADTMPISGVQLRSLGLGSLDAEFARRALTEQGLQGLAGHTGAAPFAVQLDTPKGLVSLQSLS; encoded by the coding sequence GTGAGCCAGGCTGCCGAACTCGACCATCTGGTGATAGGCGCACGCACGCTCGATGAGGGCGTGGCCTGGTGCGAAGCAACCTTGGGGCTGACGCCAGGGCCCGGGGGCAAGCACGGGCTGATGAGCACGCACAACCGCCTGCTGTCGATTGCCACGCCGGAGTTCCCGCGCGCCTATCTGGAGATCATCGCGATCGACCCGCAGGCGCCGGATCCCGGCCGTGCGCGCTGGTTCGATCTGGATGAGGGCCGCGTGCAGCAGCAGCTGAGCCAGGGCCCGCAGCTGCTGCACTGGGTGCTGCGCGTGCGCGACATCAAGACTGCCCATGCGCAGTGGCGGGCGCTGGGTCTGGATGCCGGCGAGATGCTGCAGGCCTCACGGCTCACCCCCCACGGCGAGCTGCGCTGGCAGATTGCCGTGCGTGCCGATGGGCGGCGCCTGCTGCAGGGCGCGCTGCCGCTGCTCATCGAATGGGGTGAGGTGCATCCTGCCGACACCATGCCGATCAGCGGCGTGCAGCTGCGTTCGCTGGGGCTGGGTTCGCTGGACGCCGAGTTTGCCCGCCGCGCGCTGACAGAGCAGGGGCTGCAAGGCCTGGCTGGCCACACCGGGGCGGCCCCGTTTGCCGTGCAGCTGGACACCCCCAAGGGCCTGGTGTCATTGCAATCGCTGAGCTGA
- a CDS encoding alanyl-tRNA editing protein — MTEALFREDAQLRECEALVLRADAQGVVLDRTVFYPLGGGQAGDRGELRLADGTALQIADTRKGVDPNEVLHVLAPGQEDVLVHFAPGAVVKAQIDWERRSRHMRFHTATHLLCALVPQPVDGCSITADYARLDFHMSEPLDKEALTQGLARLVAEAHPVSHSWISDAELDANPGLVRSMSVQPPRGSGRVRVLKIEGVDLQPCGGTHVANTAEIGSVVVTKIEKKSAMTRRVVLGFA, encoded by the coding sequence ATGACCGAAGCGCTGTTCCGTGAAGACGCCCAGCTGCGCGAATGCGAGGCCCTGGTCCTGCGCGCCGATGCGCAGGGCGTGGTGCTGGACCGCACCGTGTTCTATCCGCTCGGTGGCGGCCAGGCGGGTGACCGCGGCGAGCTGCGCCTGGCCGATGGCACGGCGCTGCAGATTGCCGACACGCGCAAGGGCGTCGATCCCAACGAGGTGCTGCATGTGCTTGCGCCGGGCCAGGAGGATGTGCTGGTGCACTTTGCCCCTGGCGCCGTCGTCAAGGCGCAGATCGACTGGGAGCGCCGCTCACGCCATATGCGGTTTCACACCGCGACCCATTTGCTGTGTGCGCTGGTGCCGCAGCCGGTCGATGGCTGCTCGATCACCGCCGACTACGCGCGGCTGGACTTCCATATGAGCGAGCCGCTGGACAAGGAGGCCCTGACCCAGGGCCTGGCGCGGCTGGTGGCCGAGGCTCATCCGGTCAGTCACAGCTGGATCAGCGATGCCGAGCTGGATGCGAATCCGGGTCTGGTGCGCAGCATGAGCGTGCAGCCGCCGCGCGGCTCGGGTCGGGTGCGGGTGCTGAAGATCGAGGGTGTCGATCTTCAGCCCTGCGGTGGCACGCATGTGGCCAACACCGCCGAGATTGGATCGGTGGTCGTGACCAAGATAGAGAAAAAGAGTGCGATGACCCGCAGGGTCGTGCTCGGTTTTGCTTGA